A window of Kocuria sp. TGY1127_2 genomic DNA:
CTGCGTGGACGCCGCGGACGCTACGGAAGGATCGGAATCGTGATTATTCGGAACCTGCGACGGCTCAGTGGCCAAGGTGAAAGCCTCAACGTCAAATCCTTGCGCGACGAGTGCCCGTGACAGATACGCGATGTAGACGTTCATGCCGCCCGCATGTCCGTCTCCTGGCTGGGCCAAAGGAGAAGTGTGCATGCTGAAGAGGTGTACCGATTCCTGTTCGCTCGCGTCTGAAGTCCACACGGGCTCAACAATACGTCACACCGGCACACGCCGCCGATGACGCAGTTGGTGCCGCTGTCGGAAGAACCTCGAAGTGAGCATCGTCGAGAAGGTGAGAGAATAACCGCATGCAAACCGCAGAAGAATCCAGCGGTCCGGACGAGTCCGCATCGCACACGAACTCCAAGTCCTGCGACCGACCCGCACCCGGGGGAAGCCAAGCACCGCCAGAACGAGCCGCTTTGATCGATTTGACGGCCATCGCGGCCAATGTCGAGCGCATCAAGGAAATCGCGGCGCCTGCGAAACTGATCGCGATTGTCAAAGCCGATGCCTACGGCCACGGAGCGATTCCCGTGGCGCGGACCGCCCTTGAAGCCGGTGCCGATGCTCTTGGCCTGGTTCACGTCCGCGAAGCCCTCGACCTGCGGGCGGAGGGCATTGACGGTCGCATGCTGGCCTGGCTCCACACGCACGTGACCGATTTCGACGCGGCGCTCGAAAACGACATCGAGCTCGGCGTCTCCGGGTGGGACCTCGAAGCCGCTGGCGACGCCGCCTCGCGCACCGGAATCCCAGCGAAAATCCACCTCAAGATCGATACTGGACTCGGAAGAAACGGTTGCACAGTCGATGACTGGCCCGAGCTGGTGGGCCGCGCCTCAGAACTCGAGTCCGAGGGACTTATCCGTGTCGTCGGAATCTTTTCGCATTTGGCCGTCGCGGACGAGCCGGAACGGCCAGAGACGGATGGCCAATTGGATCGGTTCGACGAGGCCGTGCGCATAGCTCGCGACGCCGGGTTGAACCCCGAGTTGACGCACGTCGCCAATAGCCCGGGCACACTGACCGCTGAGCGCTATTCCACCGGGGACCGGAACAGGATGACGGCCGATGCCGTTCGAGTGGGGATTGCGCTCTATGGGTTGTCTCCGATCCCGGATACACCTCCGGAAGCCTGGGGGCTGAGGCCTGCCATGACGTTGCAGACTTTCATCAGCTCGGTCAAGGAGGTCCCTGCTGGGCAGGGAGTTTCCTACGGATTGCGGTACAACACGACCGAGCCGACGACGCTCGCCCTGATCCCCGTTGGATATGCGGACGGGATACCTCGCATCGCGACCGGTGGCCCCGTGCGCATCTACCCGACGGGGGCCGAACCCAGAACCTTCCCGGAAGTCGGGCGCATTGCAATGGATCAGATGGTCGTGGATCTCGGACGGCCGGGACTGTCGGATCCGGACTTAGGATACTTGCACGCCCCGGTCGTGCTGTTCGGATCAGGGGAGAACCCGTCGGTCGACGCGTGGGCTACTGCGGCCGGAACCATCAACTACGAGATCGTGACGAGGATCTCGCCGCGAGTTGATCGAATCTATCTGCGGGAGGACAACGCGTGAGCTTTCCCAGCGACCCGGTGTCGTCGACCGGCCCCAATTCCCAAAGCCACGAAGTCGAACTGGTACTCCACGGACCCCAGGCAACGGCCCGTGTGGCCCACGCGCTCGCGGGAAACCTTCGCTCCGGAGACCTTGTGGTTCTGACCGGTGAGCTGGGGGCCGGGAAGACGACGTTCACACGCGCACTCGGATACGGGCTGGGCGTGCGGGGCAATGTCATCTCGCCGACCTTCGTGCTGTCTCGGATTCATCCGAACGACCCGGAAGGTGCCCGTCCCGGTGGCCCAGACCTCGTTCACGTGGACGCCTACAGGCTGTCGAGCCCGGAAGAAGTCGACGATCTGGACCTCGAATACACGATGGACCGCTCGGTAACCGTCGTCGAATGGGGCCGAGACCTCGTGGAGCACTTGAGCGATTCACGGGTCGACATCACCTTGGAAAGGTCACTCGGCGATGACGCCCCCATGATCGAAGGTGAGGAAGAAGACCTCGACCCGCGGCGGGCCAAGATCACTTTCACCGGTCAGCGTTGGGGAGCGGCGGAAGTGGATCAATTGGCCCGCAAGTTCCGGGGTGCGGCTGAGGAGTAAGGGGCGAGCATTAGACTGTATGGCGTGCTCATACTTGGTTGCGATACATCATCCATAGCCAGCGGCGCCCTCATCGAAGTCGACGACCACGCTGCCGGCGGCGAGCCGTACGTGGGCCCGCTCGAAACCCTCGGTAGTTTCCGTACCCACGACACCCGGTCGCATGCGGAGGCGATGGCTCCCGGTATCCGTCGTCTCCTGGACACTGCTGGGGTGCGCGGACAAGACCTCGGAATGATCGTGACGGGCCTCGGACCAGGGCCCTTCACTGGGCTTCGCGCAGGAATCACGACCGCCCGGACCATGGCGTGGGCGTGGGCCGTACCGGTTCGAGGCGCTGTCAGCCTCGACGCGATCGCCGAAGGCTCCTTCCGAGACGCCCGTTCTGCAGGTTTTCGTGAGTTCCGGGTTGCAACGGATGCTCGCCGGCGCGAAGTCTACAGTGCCGTCTACCGTCTCTCCGACCCTGGTTCCCGGTTCTCCCCAGAACCGGGGTACGAAAGAATTTCGGGGCCCACCGTGGGGAACGCCACTGAGCTTGACCCGGATCTGCCTACCGCGGGCAAGGGCGTCGGGTTGTACAACGTCGCCCTGGAAGCTTTGACAGGTCATGAGGAAGACGAGCCATTGGCCGAATTATTGGTCGCATCCGCGCTGCGATCGGGTTTGAACGCGGCTCTCGAGACGACCTCCCCTCTGTATCTGCGGGAATCGGATGCCAAAGTGCCCGCCGGTCGAAAGCGAGCCACACGATGAGCCAACCCGGCATCGGCCCACGGCCAGCGGTATCCGTTCCGGAAACAGACCTGGCGATAGATGCGCGCGGACTTCCTGCCGAATACCGTGCCCGGGTTATGACGATCGACGATATCGATGTCGTGCACGCCCTGGAACTGGCGCTCTTTCCCGAGGACGCCTGGCCAGTGGACATGTTCCTCGCCGAGATCGGACACCCCTCGCGCCGGTATACGGTGGTCGAAAAAGACGGAGTCGTCGTTGCATATGCCGGCATGATGGCGATCGCGGAGACCGGGGACGTTCAAACCATTGCTGTACTGCCGGATCACGAGGGCCGTGGGATCGGGCGATGGCTCATGACCCGGATGCACGATCAGGCGCGTGCCATGCGGGCCGAGACCATGATGTTGGAAGTCCGTGCGGACAACCCCCGGGCACAGAACCTCTATGGATCCATGGGGTACCACAAGGTTCACAAGCGTCGAGGCTACTATCAGGGCAGCGTCGACGCCGTCATCATGAGTTTGGACTTGACCGGTGCCCGGGACCTAAACAAGAAGGGACCAACCCATTGAGCAAGACCCCCGCCCGGGCGTCCGAGCCGATCGTGCTGGGCATCGAATCCTCGTGCGATGAGACCGGTATAGGGATCGTTGCAGGTCATCGGCTATTGACCAACACCGTCTCGTCATCGATGGAAGAGCACGTTCGCTTCGGCGGCGTTATTCCGGAAATCGCATCACGCGCTCATCTTGAGGCCATGACTCCCGCCCTCGAGGCCGCTCTCCATGAGGCCGGGATCGGACTCGAGGACATCGACGCCATCGCCGTGACCAGCGGACCGGGATTGGCCGGGGCCCTCATGGTCGGGGTCAGCGCCGCAAAAGCGCTCGCCGTCGCCACGGGTAAGCCGCTCTACGCGATCAACCATCTTGTCGCTCATGTGGGTGTCGGACTTCTCGAGGACAGCGGAATCGAAGGTCATGGGTTCGACGTCACGGGGCAGCTTCCAGCCGGTCTGGGCGCACTGTTGGTTTCGGGCGGTCACACCGAGATTCTCAAGGTCACCGATGTCTCCCGAGACGTCACGTTGCTTGGGGCAACTTTGGATGATGCGGCAGGGGAGGCATACGACAAGGTCGCACGAATCCTTGGTCTCCCGTATCCGGGCGGACCCGCAATTGATCACGCGGCATCTGGGGGAGACCCGAAGGCGTTCGCTTTCCCCCGGGGTCTGACCGCGTCGAAATACATGGGCACTCCCGACAAACCTGGTAGCCACCGTTATGATTTTTCGTTTTCCGGTTTGAAAACGGCGGTGGCACGCGTTGTCGAAGGAATAGAAGCCGACGGGCGGAGGCTTCCTGTCGCCGACATCGCCGCGTCGTTCCAAGAAGCCGTCGCGGACGTCGTCACGGCCAAGGCCATGTTGGCTTGTGGCGAGAATGGGATAGACACCCTTTTGCTCGGCGGGGGAGTCGCCGCGAACTCGAGGCTCAGGGAATTGGCTGCCGCGAGATGTACTGCCCATGGCATCCGACTCGTGGTTCCACAACTTTCACTGTGTACCGACAACGGGGCAATGGTCGCGGCCCTCGGCGCTCGATTGGTTATGGGCGGCGTCGTTCCCAGTGGTCTGGACTTTACGGTCGATCCCTCAATGCAGGTCACGACCGTCTCTGTTCCCGGGGTTCAGGAACCGTCCTAGAATTTCATCGATCAGGTTTCGGGATAACCGTAACGGGTGAGGTCGACCGTGTCGCGCACGACGGCCCGCAACTGTTGCCCGTGCTCTTCATAGACCCGACGTTGACGCAGATAACCGGGACCGCGCTCGAGTATTCGATGCACGCCCGCCAATTCTTTGGCGCAGCCGAGTTCTCGGGCAATCGGTTCTAACCTCTCGACCAACGCGGCGGTGTGCTCACGGACGGGCGCAACCGTACCGTCTCCGTCCGTGATGACCTCGGCATCCAACCCGTAGCGCGAGGCCCTCCACTTGTTCTCCTCGGCAAACCATCGAGGCATTGTGCCGATCCGGCCTCCGTCGTCGACTATTCGGGAAACCTCTTCGACTATGCATTGGGTCAGCGCGGTGATGGCGCCGATTTCTTCGAGGGTTGCAAGGCCGTCGCAGATGCGCATCTCGACGGTGCCGTACCGGGCAACGGGACGGATGTCCCAACGATTTTCGGATTCCTCGGCGATCATTCCGGTTGCGATGAGACCATCGATGTACTGCTCGTACTCGGTCCACTCCTCGAACTGGTACGGGAGACCGCATGTAGGAATCTGTTGGAAAACCATGGCCCGCTGTGAGGCGTATCCGGTGTCCACGCCCGCCCAATAAGGGGAGCTCGCCGACAGCGCCAAAAGATGCGGATAGTAGTTGACGAGTTGATTCACCGCGGGCAGCGCTTTGCTTCGGGAATCGACACCGACATGAACATGTACTCCGTAAACCAGCATTTGGCGTCCCCAGTATTGGGTACGGTTCAAAACTTTTTGATACCGGTCCTTCTCCGAGACTGGCTGTTCGGTCCACTTCGCATAAGGATGGGTGCCCGCGGAGAACAAATCCACGCCCAACGGGTCGGCCTCCTGCCGCATGACGTCTGCGAGCTCCGAGAGCTGATCAATGGTTTCCGATACGTTTTCACATACACCGGTGACGGCCTCGACGGTATTGGCCAGGAACTCCCGAGTGATCTGAGGAGAGAAACCATCAGGCTCTATGTATTGAGGGTGCGAAGATTCGAGGGCCGCGAGGATCTCTGCGGCGGCCGAGACGAGGTCGCCTGATTCACGGTCGGCGAGAGCGATTTCCCACTCGACGCCGAGGCTCGACTGTTCGGAGCTTGAAAAGGGGATCATGTGCGTCCTCCCGGTTTGGGTCAGTTCATCTTAGCCGGGCGTCAGATGCGGAAACCGAGCATTCGGTCGTCGGCGACACGCGAGTTCACAAGGAAGTCGTGTCCTGGAGCGTGGAGACGGTCAGCGGCTCATTCGGCGGACGACGAACGCGGCGCGTTGCTCAGTTTCCTGGGACTCCCAGCGAGTCAGGATCAGAGTTGCGTGCCGGCCCGTGGACGTCTTCTTGCCGCGCTTGGTACCAGTCAGCAATTGGCCCCGCAGAGTTTCGGGTACAACGTCGACCCCTCGCTTCTTGATCGTCAGCCCTGTGACCCCGTGATCTCGGACCCACTTCTTCAACGTCTTGGCCCCCATCGGCAGATCCTCCTCGACGGCCCAACACGTTGCTCCGGGAATATTGAGCCCCTGCTCGGACGTGAAATAAGCGATCCGCGGGTCCAAAAAATGACCCTCGACGGTGGAGGCCAGCTGATCGATGAGTCCCGCGCGGATCACGGCTCCGTCAGGCTCATAGAGGTACGCCGCAGGAGGGCCTGTACGAGGTTCGGACAATGACCCGTCGACGTCGTGGCCGAATTCCGACCCGGAGGAGAAATGCGCGATCACGTGCGGCTCCAAAGGGTCGGAGTCCAGAACCGTGGCCGACCGCCTGACACCAGGGCGAGCCAACCCGTTGAACCAAAGGATCAGCTCGACAACGTCTCCGCCGCAACTGACCCACTCCGCCTCGGCATGGCCCGGTATGTCGGCGTGCTCCATTCCCGGACCCATCTTGACCCCCATCGCGATGCCGGTCGACGCCCAGCGTTCGATCTGGGAGAACGGCGGGGCAAAGGCCTCAGGGTCGAAGAGTCGGCTGACGCGACCTTGTTCCGTCTCGCGTCGGGCAGGATCGAGCCATAGCGCACGGATCGGTTCCCCATCGACCGTGTGCAAGGCCGTGGCGTCGATACTCGTGACGTCTTCGGTGCGCACCTCGGACTTGGCATGTATCGACAGGTTGTGGCGGGCCACAGACGCGGTGTCAGGATCGATTTCATAGGATAGAACGGACAGACCGGCGCGCAGGAATGCCGCGGAGTCGGACCCGATTCCGCATCCCAGATCGGCGACCGAATCGATGCCCGCTCGTTGGAACCGGCGTGCGTGCCACTGGGCGACGCTGGTGCGAGTAGCTTGTTCGAGTCCGGGCCTGGTGAACAGCATTCGTTCGGCTTCCTGGCCGAATTTCAGTCGCGCCTGCGCTCGGAGTTTGGCTTGGGTCAGGAGTGCGGAGGCCCTATCGGGGGGAAAACCTTGTTTGCGCAGAGCCGTGGAGAGCGCCAATGCGTTCTCTTCCCTGTACTCCAGCGCATCGAGGGCCTTGAGCTCCTCGGAAGTGAATAAATGCGTCACGGGACCACCCTACCGGGGGCTTGTGGGCGGCCGACGTGACACTTTCTTCCCGCTGTGGGCGAAACCTGGCACTCGCCTTGACCCTCTGCTAACCCTCCGAATAGAGTCGTCTTTAGCACTCTGGGACTCAGGGTGCTAAATGGGCCTGGCGCTCAATCGGCACCGCGACGACGGTTGGCACGCCCCTCACGGCTCACGCCAAGAATTGATCCATCCAAGGAAGAAGGTCACTCATGTCCGTCTCCATCAAGCCTCTCGAGGACCGTATTGTCGTTCAGCCCGTCGAGGCTGAGCAGACCACCGCATCCGGCCTGGTCATCCCGGATACCGCCAAGGAAAAGCCCCAGGAGGGCAAGGTCGTGGCCGTTGGCCCCGGCCGCGTTGACGACAAGGGCAACCGTGTTCCCGTCGACGTTCAGGAAGGCGACGTCGTCATCTACTCCAAGTACGGCGGAACCGAGGTCAAGTACTCGGGCGAGGAATTCCTCGTGCTTTCGGCACGTGACGTGCTGGCCGTTGTCGAGAAGTAACAACTCGACAATCCCGCACTTTTTCTAGACCTGTGTAAGGAGTCATGTAGTTCATGGCAAAGCAGTTGGAATTCAACGATGCAGCCCGCAAGGCCCTCATGGCCGGTGTGGACAAGCTCGCCAACACGGTCAAGGTGACTCTCGGCCCGCGTGGTCGCAACGTCGTTCTGGACAAGCAGTGGGGCGCTCCCACAATCACCAACGACGGCGTGACCATTGCTCGCGAGATCGAGCTCGATGACCCGTATGAGAACCTTGGCGCACAGCTGGCCAAGGAAGTCGCCACCAAAACCAATGATGTTGCCGGTGACGGCACCACGACGGCTACCGTTTTGGCCCAGGCCTTTGTGAATGAGGGTCTGAGAAACGTTGCAGCCGGGGCTGCACCGAGCGAGATCCGGACCGGTATCGAAGCGGCGGTCAAAGCGGTCTCCGAGCGTCTCCGCGAGAACGCCCGCGAGATCGAAGGCCAAGAAGTCGCTCAAGTAGCGGCCATCTCGGCTCAGTCTCCGCAGATCGGCGAGCTCCTCGCCGAAGCCTTTGAGAAGGTCGGCAAGGACGGCGTCATCACCATCGAAGACGGCTCCTCGACCGAAATCGAGCTGTCCGTCACTGAAGGCATGCAGTTCGACAAGGGCTATCTCTCGCCCTCCTTCGTCACCGACGCGGAGCGGCAGGAAGCGGTTCTCGAGGACTCGGCCATTCTGATCTACCAAGGGAAGATCTCGGCGATCGCCGACCTCATGCCCTTGCTGGAAAAGGTCGTTCAGGCCAAGAAGCCGCTGACGATCATCGCCGAGGACGTCGACGGTGAAGCATTGTCCACGCTGGTGGTCAACAAGTTGCGCGGCAACCTGAATGTTGTTGCGCTCAAGGCCCCGGGCTTCGGTGACCGTCGCAAGGCGATCATGCAGGACCTGGCTGTCCTGACCGGTGGCGAGGTCATCACCAGCGAACTCGGCATCTCTCTGGACTCCGTGTCCCTCGAACAGCTGGGTAACGCCCGCCGCGTGACCGTCACCAAGGACAACACGACGATCGTCGACGGCAGCGGATCTGCCGAGGATGTTGCCGAGCGGGTCGCTCAGCTGCGTTCCGAGATCGAGCGCGTCGACTCCGAGTGGGATCGCGAGAAGCTCAAGGAGCGTCTGGCCAAGCTTGCCGGCGGCGTCTCGGTCATCAAGGTCGGAGCAGCCACTGAGGTCGAGGCCAAGGAACGCAAGCACCGCATCGAGGACGCCGTGTCCTCGACTCGTGCTGCGCTCGAAGAAGGCATCGTCGCAGGTGGCGGTTCCGCTTTGGTTCACGCGTCCAAGGCACTCGACGCCGACCTGGGGTTGCAGTCCGAGGATGCTCGGACTGCGGTCGATATCGTCCGTCGTTCCTTGGTGCAGCCGTTGCGCTGGATTGCGGACAACGCAGGAGCGGATGGCTACGTTGTGGCCTCCCGCATCCGTGACCTCGAGCCTGGCCAAGGCTACAACGCCGCGACCGGCGAATACGAGGATCTCATCAAGGCCGGAGTCATCGATCCGGTCAAGGTCACCCGATCAGCGCTCGAGAATGCGGCATCCATCGCCTCACTGGTCCTGACCACTGAGACGTTGGTTGTCGACAAACCCGAGGAGGACGAGGACTAGCACTCGTTCGTGCGATTCATTCGTCCCCGCCACGTTTTAGTGGCGGGGACGTTTTTTGATGTATCGATGCGTCGACCTAGGGGAGTATGAGATGCGACGGGACCGCCGCGGTCTCATCCGCAGGACCGAAGCCGGAAAGCCCCAGGGCTTGGGATGATGGCCGTGAACGATCTCGTCCCCCCGGCATTTGCTCGCTCGCGGTCGGCAACGATTACACTTGCGTCGACGACAATCAGCTGACGGCAACGTCCGTCAGCGCCGTCCAGAACTATGCCGACAAGAGTCCGAATCAAGAAAAGGAACATGCGGTGAACAGTCGTTCGTCAGACGCGTGTTAAACGTCATATGTCGATGTAGCATTCGTCAACATTGTGGCGGCACGCGAATATTCAAAAATAAACTACACCGGGAATCCAGGAGTTCCGTCTTGGGCCGATGCGCTCGCTGAGCATTGCCCACCAACACGCTGAAAGGTTTGCTGGTGAGTTGGCCATCGCTGATTCGCTAAGTTTCCTCCACAGGCGCCTATTATGAACACCGAATGTCCGACCGAGGGTAATGGACTCCCTGGGAGCGATCTCCGGAGCGCTTCGCATCACACGAATTGAACGAGATATCGCCTCATCCGAGGCTGACACAGGATCTTGAATGACTGATACGCACGGGACAGGTGGGCCTGACTCACCGGTGAAGGAAGCGCAAGCGCCGGAGGCTGGCCCGCGCAAGAAACGAGCTTTTAGACCTGAAATCCAGGGTCTCCGAGCTTTTGCGGTGCTGCTGGTGGCGATCTACCACATTTGGTTCGGTCGGGTCTCTGGCGGCGTCGATGTCTTCCTCATGATCTCCGCGTTCCTAATGACCCTTTCCTTTACCGGAAAGATCGAGCGCGGCGTCAAGGTCGGCTGGTCGGAGCTGACCAAGTACTGGGTTCACGTCTTCAAACGCATCATGCCCTTGGTCGCCATCATCGTGGCCGGCTCCCTGATCGCAACCCGTCTTTTCATCTCGCCGGATCGATGGCTCTCGATCATGCACGAGGCGTTCTCGGTCATTTTCTATTACGAGAACTGGTTCTCGATCGCGAATGCGGTTGACTACTATGCTGCGGATTCCGGCGCGGCCTCGCCGTTCCGGCACTTCTGGTCGTTGTCGATCCAAGGCCAGATCTTTGTGATGTGGCCTTTGCTCTTTGCGCTCGGCAGTTTGGTGGTCCGGAAATTCCAAGCTCGGGCACGGGTGATACTGGCGATCATCTTCGCGGTTGTCTTCATCATCTCCTTCGGGTTCTCGGTGTACTACACCTACTCGAACCAGACGGCGGCGTACTTCAACACGTTCGCGCGGCTCTGGGAGTTCGCTATGGGGTCCCTGGTTGCCATCGTGCTGCCGTGGATCCGCGTCAGAACCGGTGTGGGTGCGGTGCTGAACTGGGTCGGGTTGCTCGCGATTCTTCTGTGCGGGGCATTGCTGGACGTCCAGGGCCAGTTCCCTGGATTCATCGCCCTGTGGCCGACACTGGCGGCAAGCTTCATCATCATTTGCGGGCAATCGACCACTCGATGGGGAGCCGACCGCCTGTTGAAGTGGAAACCGTTGGTATGGCTGGGCTCCAATTCCTACGGTCTGTATCTGGTCCACTGGCCGTTGCTGGTGTTCTACCTGACTTTGACAGGTCGTGAGAAAGCCGGTTTCTTCTCCGGTGTGGGGCTGCTCGTGCTGTCGATTATTCTCGCGTACTTGCTGACGAAGCTGATCGATACCCCGATTCGTCGGTGGAAGTGGTCCGAGACCAAGAGATGGCGGGCCGGCGTCGTGATCCTCGCTTGCGTCGTCGTCGGAGCGGGTTCCGTGCTCGCCTGGCAGGCACGCATCGCATACGTGACCCACAAGATCGAAGCCTCTGCAGACAAGAACAATCCGGGTGCGGAGATTCTCGACCCGGATTACACCTACAAGGGCGATGCGAAGGCAGGTTTGCTCCCCACCGCGTTGACGCGAAGCGATGATTTCGCGGAGGTCAACGGGCTCGGAGAGGAATGCTCGAAGGACAAAGGCTTCGACAAGGATCTGCATGGCTTGACGGGTGAGCAGTGCTACCGAGTGGTCAAGAACGATCGTCCGAGCAAGCATGTGGTGGCCGTGGGCAATAGCCACACCGAACAGTGGATGACGGCTCTGAAGCAGAAAGCTCAGGACGACAACTGGG
This region includes:
- the alr gene encoding alanine racemase, with the translated sequence MQTAEESSGPDESASHTNSKSCDRPAPGGSQAPPERAALIDLTAIAANVERIKEIAAPAKLIAIVKADAYGHGAIPVARTALEAGADALGLVHVREALDLRAEGIDGRMLAWLHTHVTDFDAALENDIELGVSGWDLEAAGDAASRTGIPAKIHLKIDTGLGRNGCTVDDWPELVGRASELESEGLIRVVGIFSHLAVADEPERPETDGQLDRFDEAVRIARDAGLNPELTHVANSPGTLTAERYSTGDRNRMTADAVRVGIALYGLSPIPDTPPEAWGLRPAMTLQTFISSVKEVPAGQGVSYGLRYNTTEPTTLALIPVGYADGIPRIATGGPVRIYPTGAEPRTFPEVGRIAMDQMVVDLGRPGLSDPDLGYLHAPVVLFGSGENPSVDAWATAAGTINYEIVTRISPRVDRIYLREDNA
- the tsaE gene encoding tRNA (adenosine(37)-N6)-threonylcarbamoyltransferase complex ATPase subunit type 1 TsaE; translation: MVLHGPQATARVAHALAGNLRSGDLVVLTGELGAGKTTFTRALGYGLGVRGNVISPTFVLSRIHPNDPEGARPGGPDLVHVDAYRLSSPEEVDDLDLEYTMDRSVTVVEWGRDLVEHLSDSRVDITLERSLGDDAPMIEGEEEDLDPRRAKITFTGQRWGAAEVDQLARKFRGAAEE
- the tsaB gene encoding tRNA (adenosine(37)-N6)-threonylcarbamoyltransferase complex dimerization subunit type 1 TsaB; amino-acid sequence: MLILGCDTSSIASGALIEVDDHAAGGEPYVGPLETLGSFRTHDTRSHAEAMAPGIRRLLDTAGVRGQDLGMIVTGLGPGPFTGLRAGITTARTMAWAWAVPVRGAVSLDAIAEGSFRDARSAGFREFRVATDARRREVYSAVYRLSDPGSRFSPEPGYERISGPTVGNATELDPDLPTAGKGVGLYNVALEALTGHEEDEPLAELLVASALRSGLNAALETTSPLYLRESDAKVPAGRKRATR
- the rimI gene encoding ribosomal protein S18-alanine N-acetyltransferase; translated protein: MSQPGIGPRPAVSVPETDLAIDARGLPAEYRARVMTIDDIDVVHALELALFPEDAWPVDMFLAEIGHPSRRYTVVEKDGVVVAYAGMMAIAETGDVQTIAVLPDHEGRGIGRWLMTRMHDQARAMRAETMMLEVRADNPRAQNLYGSMGYHKVHKRRGYYQGSVDAVIMSLDLTGARDLNKKGPTH
- the tsaD gene encoding tRNA (adenosine(37)-N6)-threonylcarbamoyltransferase complex transferase subunit TsaD translates to MSKTPARASEPIVLGIESSCDETGIGIVAGHRLLTNTVSSSMEEHVRFGGVIPEIASRAHLEAMTPALEAALHEAGIGLEDIDAIAVTSGPGLAGALMVGVSAAKALAVATGKPLYAINHLVAHVGVGLLEDSGIEGHGFDVTGQLPAGLGALLVSGGHTEILKVTDVSRDVTLLGATLDDAAGEAYDKVARILGLPYPGGPAIDHAASGGDPKAFAFPRGLTASKYMGTPDKPGSHRYDFSFSGLKTAVARVVEGIEADGRRLPVADIAASFQEAVADVVTAKAMLACGENGIDTLLLGGGVAANSRLRELAAARCTAHGIRLVVPQLSLCTDNGAMVAALGARLVMGGVVPSGLDFTVDPSMQVTTVSVPGVQEPS
- a CDS encoding glutamate--cysteine ligase — translated: MIPFSSSEQSSLGVEWEIALADRESGDLVSAAAEILAALESSHPQYIEPDGFSPQITREFLANTVEAVTGVCENVSETIDQLSELADVMRQEADPLGVDLFSAGTHPYAKWTEQPVSEKDRYQKVLNRTQYWGRQMLVYGVHVHVGVDSRSKALPAVNQLVNYYPHLLALSASSPYWAGVDTGYASQRAMVFQQIPTCGLPYQFEEWTEYEQYIDGLIATGMIAEESENRWDIRPVARYGTVEMRICDGLATLEEIGAITALTQCIVEEVSRIVDDGGRIGTMPRWFAEENKWRASRYGLDAEVITDGDGTVAPVREHTAALVERLEPIARELGCAKELAGVHRILERGPGYLRQRRVYEEHGQQLRAVVRDTVDLTRYGYPET
- a CDS encoding class I SAM-dependent methyltransferase codes for the protein MTHLFTSEELKALDALEYREENALALSTALRKQGFPPDRASALLTQAKLRAQARLKFGQEAERMLFTRPGLEQATRTSVAQWHARRFQRAGIDSVADLGCGIGSDSAAFLRAGLSVLSYEIDPDTASVARHNLSIHAKSEVRTEDVTSIDATALHTVDGEPIRALWLDPARRETEQGRVSRLFDPEAFAPPFSQIERWASTGIAMGVKMGPGMEHADIPGHAEAEWVSCGGDVVELILWFNGLARPGVRRSATVLDSDPLEPHVIAHFSSGSEFGHDVDGSLSEPRTGPPAAYLYEPDGAVIRAGLIDQLASTVEGHFLDPRIAYFTSEQGLNIPGATCWAVEEDLPMGAKTLKKWVRDHGVTGLTIKKRGVDVVPETLRGQLLTGTKRGKKTSTGRHATLILTRWESQETEQRAAFVVRRMSR
- the groES gene encoding co-chaperone GroES, which gives rise to MSVSIKPLEDRIVVQPVEAEQTTASGLVIPDTAKEKPQEGKVVAVGPGRVDDKGNRVPVDVQEGDVVIYSKYGGTEVKYSGEEFLVLSARDVLAVVEK
- the groL gene encoding chaperonin GroEL (60 kDa chaperone family; promotes refolding of misfolded polypeptides especially under stressful conditions; forms two stacked rings of heptamers to form a barrel-shaped 14mer; ends can be capped by GroES; misfolded proteins enter the barrel where they are refolded when GroES binds) produces the protein MAKQLEFNDAARKALMAGVDKLANTVKVTLGPRGRNVVLDKQWGAPTITNDGVTIAREIELDDPYENLGAQLAKEVATKTNDVAGDGTTTATVLAQAFVNEGLRNVAAGAAPSEIRTGIEAAVKAVSERLRENAREIEGQEVAQVAAISAQSPQIGELLAEAFEKVGKDGVITIEDGSSTEIELSVTEGMQFDKGYLSPSFVTDAERQEAVLEDSAILIYQGKISAIADLMPLLEKVVQAKKPLTIIAEDVDGEALSTLVVNKLRGNLNVVALKAPGFGDRRKAIMQDLAVLTGGEVITSELGISLDSVSLEQLGNARRVTVTKDNTTIVDGSGSAEDVAERVAQLRSEIERVDSEWDREKLKERLAKLAGGVSVIKVGAATEVEAKERKHRIEDAVSSTRAALEEGIVAGGGSALVHASKALDADLGLQSEDARTAVDIVRRSLVQPLRWIADNAGADGYVVASRIRDLEPGQGYNAATGEYEDLIKAGVIDPVKVTRSALENAASIASLVLTTETLVVDKPEEDED